GAATCCATCTGTAAACAATTCTTAGGCATGACTATTCTGTGGTCTATAACATTACATGTTCCTTTATATATATCCGATTAAAATTTGAAGCATGCAAGTTTCTTTACTTTCCCATCATACCCTTCATTCATACTTTTCCAGCTCTACATACTTTTATGCTGCACAAATCTGTGCATTTCAAATTAAAAGGCCATAGATCAGAGGTTGTACTAGCACAAGCACAATGCCTAGAACTATGAATTTAATGAATAGCAAACGGATTCAAAGTCAATCTATGAGTCATTTTAAGCTGTTTTTACCTGCGATGACTAACTGGAGCACGCCACCCTAGACAACAATTCAGCTTTTAGATTGAAAGTCAGCATGAATATAAACTCAAAAGGCATATTACTCTATAGTTTATCCAACTGAAACAAAGCCTCATGTCTTAACTTGTGTTGGCTACTCGACCCCTTTTTTTCCCCATTCAATTCACAAGTCCTTGACGAAAAGCCTCTATCGAGTAACTTTTCTAGTTTTTAGGGCCAGATCTTCCAAGGTTTGGGAACAAATCCTCCGCATCATTTACCAAATATATCACCCAGTAATTAAACTTTACATAGCGTACCAGCTACATGCcatggaaagaagaaaaaagggttTTGGTGGGGGCTGGGTGGGATTCATAAGTTTTACCAGGCAAGTTTTTAAGATCTTCAACCAGGTGGCCACTTCATCTGTCTCCCACCCAGGACATGCAAGTGGAGATGATAAACAGATTGACCTGTgtacagagagacagagagagcataaaaataattatgcattTCAGAACAGCTTAAAAGTCATTCATAAAGACACTATACAGAATGAGGTTGCAGCTTACAGGCTTCTGGACCATTGTTTATGACAACACGAAACCCGTCGAGGATACCTTCTTTCTCTGCCACTATTTTGGCAGCATAGAGAAGCTGACCCAGTATCTCTCCATGCCTTGCTTCAGCCTGACAAGGCAGAAATCAACAAACCATTTAggcagttttttcttttaaggggCAAGAGCCATAGTAGTTGGGGGTTCGAAATTACTTTCAAACCCACACCCATGGTCCCCGAGGACAAGGGGTAGTGCCATTTGGCCAGAAGGCCATTGGCATTTTCATGCTAAATCTCATTACAAGAGTGCAGCTAATAACTTATCACGAAAAGAGTGCAGCTAATAGTCTGTTGTGGATATTCTGTTGGCAACaccaaaatcaaagaaaaggagaaaagggCAGAGTCTGATAATTTTGCATTCTAAAACAAGATCTAACAGCTATGAAATCATAGATCTCATTTATCTTTGTATAAGAAGTAGAAATCCAGAGATATAGTCTATGATTACCTGCTTTCAACTGTCAAGATAACCAACCATAAAATGGGGGGAAAAATCCTTTGGTATGCAGACTAAATTCTCATAGATGAAAGATATTCACATCAAGGATTACTGACActcaaaaatatagaaatagaagaaaaagagaaaaaaaaaaaaaccttcccaAGCTGTGTCAATCCATCCCTAAACTTTGGAATGACTAAAACATGAACTGGAGCCTGTGGATCAATGTCTCGAAATGCTAGGACCTTTTCATCCTCGTAAACAATGCTTGATGGGATTTCCTTAGCTATGATCTTGTCAAATctaaaagagaggaaaaaaagtcTTAAAAACCCATCTGAATATTTGCACTAATTATGATCATCAATCATTGTACGTTGTTACATTGTTAGAGATtcactctctccctccctcccacatgtgtttgtgtgtgtgtgtgtgtgtgtgttggcaTGCTATGAATAAAATGTGAGATCAAACCAGCGTTACTGTGTCACAAGGGATGATACATGGTTGGAGCTCCACTGTCAGCATTGACTGCAGCTGCCCTGGCAGCAGCCTCTTCATTGTTTGTAGCCCTAGCATGAAATAGCAATCTAGAAAAGAGAAGTCCCAGTGAGTAAAAAGAGGTCTACTCACAATTGATTTCACTAGTTATTTAATTTACAACCATGGACTCGTAGTATTTATTCAAGCAAAGATTGCCCGCTATCATCTCCACCACTTCAGGgtggtaaaataaaatatcatctgTACCAATAAGACCAGTAGAAGACCTAGCTTTTGATCAACCAACATGAAATAAGTATCTGTTTCTCTCCAGAAACGCCATTGATTTCAGCAGAATTAGACTAAAGGTATAAAAGGAGTATCACAACATCATAATTACAGGTACTTTAACTCGAGTAATGTGTAGCTATTCATACTATCACAACTTTAGCAATGTGTTTCTATTTTTCATTCCCTCTACAGACTACATCCTCAACTCGGGTCTTTTCAAAATGTAATTTCTGTAAGAAATATTAAGGTTTGTCAGGGATAAACATTGAGGAGAATGTTTCCTTTTGTATTGATGTTCAACGGACTTGATAAAATGAACGTGATGGTAAAAGAATACTGACTGGATGAAATAACCAGTTCATGGACAAAAGGCACTTAACTTTTCTGTAATAGCTTCGTGACTGAAATTGGAAACTGGAATatcgtaaaaaataaaatgggtaaAAAATTTGCTGGCCTGGTATATGTTCTAACACATgggatttttttaaagcataaaaAGCTATCTTAACTTGGTAAATATAAGGACAGTcatttgaatcaaaatttcagTTCCGTTATCCAGTTTCGCCCCACGTAAAACTATAAAGCCGTTCCAAATGTAATTCCATCGGCATTATCATGTTCTAAAACTCAAACTCCCTGAAGCTGTTTACCTATcgaaataaaattcaatttccTGAACAATCATACTGCAAAAAGAATGCTGAAAACTTGAATCATCAGAAATTCGGCATACTGCGTAAATAAATATGCATCAATCGAGTAAAATAACACTTCTTCGTGTCAAAATTGCATTCTCTCCCCATTTTCTTAAAATTGTACAAACAA
This genomic interval from Juglans regia cultivar Chandler chromosome 3, Walnut 2.0, whole genome shotgun sequence contains the following:
- the LOC109003589 gene encoding 14 kDa zinc-binding protein, with the translated sequence MGLSISVVSSSNSMAAIAPFSLLRNCASSTARTFVSVKPACIVSSTTLLPLPQLSRRLLFHARATNNEEAAARAAAVNADSGAPTIFDKIIAKEIPSSIVYEDEKVLAFRDIDPQAPVHVLVIPKFRDGLTQLGKAEARHGEILGQLLYAAKIVAEKEGILDGFRVVINNGPEACQSVYHLHLHVLGGRQMKWPPG